A DNA window from Synchiropus splendidus isolate RoL2022-P1 chromosome 2, RoL_Sspl_1.0, whole genome shotgun sequence contains the following coding sequences:
- the LOC128753932 gene encoding slit homolog 2 protein-like isoform X8, translating into MVGAPSPAGPGRSPASTTLLLVLVVILVLSGGAASQPCPAQCSCIGTTVDCHGQGLRSVPRNIPRNAERLDLNANNLTKITKADFAGLKNLRVLQLMENKITTIERGAFQDLKELERLRLNRNNLAVFPELLFLGTTKLYRLDLSENQIQGVPRKAFRGAVEIKNLQLDYNHISCIEDGAFRALRDLEVLTLNNNNITRLSVASFNHMPKLRTFRLHSNNLQCDCHVAWLSEWLRQRPRLGLYTQCMSPPHLRGHNVAEVQKKEFVCSDWDEGHQSSSYSSCSVLQCPESCTCSNNIVDCRGKGLTEIPTNLPETITEIRLEQNAIKVIPAGAFSPYKKLRRIDLSNNQISELASDAFQGLRSLNSLVLYGNKITEISKGLLEGLFSLQLLLLNANKIACLRVDAFQDLHNLNLLSLYDNKLQTIAKGTFSSLRAIQTLHLAQNPFICDCHLKWLADYLQDNPIETSGARCTSPRRLANKRIGQIKSKKFRCSAREQYFIPGVHHVGCTEDYRSKLGGDCFADLACPEKCRCEGTTVDCSNQKLTKIPDHIPQYTAELRLNNNEFTVLEATGIFKKLPQLRKINLSNNRITDIEEGTFEGASGVNELILTSNRLENIHHRMLKGLSGLRTLMLRSNRISCVSNSSFVGLSSVRLLSLYDNQITSMNPGAFDTLHSLSTLNLLANPFNCNCHLTWLGDWLRRKRIVTGNPRCQSPYFLKEIPIQDVAVQDFACEEGEMEECGMQIEEKLTMSSPGNDENSCSPVLRCPAECSCLDTVVRCSNKGLTTLPKGLPKETTELYLDGNHFTQVPVELSNYKHLTLIDLSNNQISTLSNHSLSNMSELLTLILSYNRLRCIPVRAFDGLKSLRLLSLHGNDISLIPEGAFKDLASLSHLALGANPLYCDCHMQWLSDWVKSGYKEPGIARCAGPGDMTDKLLLTTPSKKFTCTGPVELSVQAKCEPCLSNPCQNDGTCSNDPVNYYRCNCPFGFKGQNCEEPIHACISNPCLNGGTCHLKEGDGGNFWCVCPEGFEGDTCEVNIDDCEDNDCENNSTCVDGINNYTCMCSPEYTGELCEEKLDFCAPELNPCQHDSKCILINKGYKCECTPGYVGEHCELDFDDCKDNKCQNGGHCIDAVDGYTCVCPQGYSGLFCEFSPPMVLPRTSPCDNHDCLNGAQCVVMGADPRCQCLHGYEGERCETLVSVNFVDRESYLQLPSNLISPQTNISLQIATDEDSGVLLYKGDNDHIAMELFRGRLRVSYDTGAYPPSAIYSVETVNDGTFHAVELVASDDTLSLSIDGGLPKSIHSISKQSTLNIDSPLYLGGMPERTSASGGLSALQHSSSGRNGTSFHGCLRNLYINGKLQDLGAGSGPAGSEKAQSTGRSWLGQGVEPGCQPCQRGACEQGDCHPTGHRGFTCTCHPGWTGTLCDEQVNNPCDGNKCVHGTCFAINSYSYSCRCQPGFAGVLCDAQNQESSAACSLLYCKHGKCRVSGLGKAYCECNSGYTGEACDKEVACRGERVRDYYQSQQGYAACQTQEKVSRLECRGSCTGGADGLATCCTPLRSKRRKYTFQCTDGSSFVQEVEKVVKCGCTKCSS; encoded by the exons TGATCTCAGCGAGAATCAGATCCAGGGGGTTCCACGGAAAGCCTTCAGGGGAGCGGTGGAGATTAAGAACCT GCAGTTGGACTACAACCACATCAGCTGTATCGAGGATGGAGCCTTCCGAGCGCTGCGTGACCTGGAAGTTCT CacactcaacaacaacaacatcacccGACTGTCAGTGGCCAGTTTCAACCACATGCCAAAGCTCAGAACCTT TCGCTTGCACTCCAACAACTTACAGTGCGATTGCCATGTGGCCTGGTTATCAGAGTGGCTGCGTCAGCGCCCCCGTCTGGGACTCTACACACAGTGcatgtctccaccacatctgagGGGCCACAACGTAGCGGAAGTGCAGAAGAAGGAGTTTGTCTGCAGTG ACTGGGACGAAG GTCACCAGTCGTCATCATATTCCTCCTGCAGTGTGTTACAGTGCCCTGAGTCCTGCACTTGCAGTAATAACATTGTGGACTGCAGAGGAAAAGGCCTGACAGAAATACCAACCAATCTGCCGGAAACTATTACAGAGAT ACGACTGGAGCAGAACGCCATCAAGGTCATCCCAGCTGGGGCCTTTTCTCCTTATAAGAAGCTCCGCAGAAT AGACTTGAGCAACAACCAGATATCGGAGTTGGCCTCAGACGCCTTCCAGGGTCTGCGCTCCCTCAACTCACT TGTCCTTTATGGAAATAAAATCACAGAGATTTCAAAGGGACTTTTGGAGgggctcttctctctgcagcTACT GTTACTGAATGCTAATAAGATAGCGTGTCTGCGTGTGGATGCTTTTCAAGACCTCCACAACCTCAATCTGCTCTCACTGTACGACAACAAGCTGCAGACCATCGCCAAGGGAACGTTCTCTTCGCTCAGAGCCATCCAAACACT TCATTTAGCTCAGAACCCCTTCATCTGTGACTGCCATCTGAAGTGGTTGGCTGACTACCTGCAAGACAATCCCATTGAGACCAGCGGCGCCCGCTGCACCAGCCCGCGCCGGCTTGCCAATAAACGAATTGGACAAATCAAGAGCAAGAAGTTCCGCTgctcag CTAGAGAACAATATTTCATTCCAG gagTACACCATGTTGGCT GTACGGAGGATTACCGCAGTAAGCTGGGAGGGGACTGCTTCGCTGACCTGGCTTGCCCTGAGAAGTGTCGCTGCGAGGGCACCACAGTGGACTGCTCCAACCAGAAACTCACAAAAATACCAGATCACATCCCACAGTACACTGCTGAACT GCGTCTCAACAACAATGAATTCACTGTGCTGGAGGCGACAGGGATCTTCAAAAAGCTGCCACAGCTGAGGAAGAT caACTTGAGTAACAACCGCATCACTGACATAGAGGAAGGGACGTTTGAAGGAGCTTCGGGGGTCAACGAGTTGATTCTGACATCCAACAGATTGGAAAACATACACCACCGCATGCTGAAGGGCCTCAGCGGACTCCGTACTCT CATGCTGAGAAGCAACCGCATCAGCTGCGTGAGCAACAGCAGCTTTGTGGGTTTGAGCTCGGTGCGTCTCCTGTCGCTTTACGATAACCAGATCACCTCCATGAACCCAGGAGCCTTCGACACGCTGCACTCTCTCTCCACACT AAACCTTCTGGCCAATCCCTTCAACTGCAACTGTCACCTGACCTGGCTCGGTGACTGGCTGAGGAGGAAGCGCATTGTCACCGGCAACCCTCGCTGCCAAAGCCCTTACTTTCTGAAGGAGATCCCCATACAGGATGTGGCAGTCCAGGACTTCGCCTGTGAAGAAGGTGAGATGGAAGAGTGTGGGATGCAGATCGAGGAGAAGCTGACTATGTCCTCACCAGGTAACGATGAGAACAGCTGCTCTCCGGTGTTGAGGTGTCCGGCGGAGTGCTCCTGTCTGGACACTGTGGTGCGCTGCAGCAACAAGGGCCTTACCACGCTGCCCAAAGGTCTGCCCAAGGAGACCACTGAACT GTATCTGGACGGTAACCACTTCACCCAGGTTCCAGTGGAGCTCTCCAATTACAAACACCTGACGCTCAT TGATTTGAGTAACAACCAGATCAGCACGTTGTCCAACCACAGCCTCAGTAACATGTCCGAGCTGCTTACCCT AATCCTGAGTTACAACCGCCTGCGGTGCATACCAGTGCGGGCGTTTGATGGACTCAAGTCTCTTCGCTTATT GTCTCTCCATGGTAACGACATATCGCTGATACCAGAAGGAGCCTTCAAAGACCTGGCATCTCTTTCCCACCT GGCTCTGGGCGCCAACCCTCTGTACTGCGACTGCCACATGCAGTGGCTGTCAGACTGGGTGAAGAGTGGCTACAAGGAACCAGGCATCGCCCGCTGCGCTGGGCCTGGAGATATGACAGATAAACTGCTGCTCACCACACCGTCCAAGAAGTTCACCTGCACAG GTCCAGTGGAGTTAAGTGTCCAGGCTAAATGTGAGCCCTGTCTGTCCAATCCATGCCAAAATGATGGCACTTGCTCCAATGACCCGGTCAACTACTACCGCTGCAACTGCCCCTTTGGCTTTAAG GGTCAAAACTGCGAAGAGCCAATTCACGCCTGCATCAGCAATCCTTGCCTGAATGGAGGGACCTGCCATCTGAAGGAAGGAGATGGGGGCAACTTCTG gtgtgtgtgtccagaagGCTTTGAGGGCGACACGTGTGAGGTCAACATTGATGACTGCGAGGACAACGACTGTGAGAATAACTCCACCTGCGTGGACGGGATCAACAACTACACGTGCATGTGCTCACCTGAGTACACAG GTGAGCTTTGCGAAGAAAAGCTGGACTTCTGCGCACCAGAGTTGAACCCGTGCCAACATGACTCCAAGTGCATTCTCATCAATAAAGGATACAA GTGTGAGTGCACTCCAGGTTATGTAGGTGAGCACTGTGAGTTGGACTTCGACGACTGTAAAGATAACAAATGTCAAAATGGAGGCCATTGCATTGACGCGGTCGACGGGTACACGTGCGTCTGTCCGCAGGGGTACAG TGGGTTGTTCTGCGAGTTTTCCCCCCCGATGGTCCTTCCTCGCACCAGTCCATGCGACAACCACGACTGCCTCAACGGGGCGCAGTGCGTAGTCATGGGAGCGGACCCCCGCTGTCAGTGTCTTCATGGCTATGAGGGAGAACGCTGCGAGACGCTGGTCAGTGTCAACTTTGTCGACCGAGAGTCGTACCTGCAACTCCCGTCCAACCTGATCTCACCGCAGACCAACATCAGCCTGCAG ATTGCTACAGATGAGGACAGTGGGGTGTTGCTGTACAAAGGGGATAATGATCACATTGCCATGGAGCTGTTCAGAGGACGGCTGCGGGTCAGCTACGATACCGGCGCCTACCCTCCGTCAGCCATTTACAG CGTGGAGACGGTGAATGATGGGACTTTCCACGCCGTCGAGCTGGTGGCGTCCGATGACACTCTGTCTCTGTCCATCGACGGGGGGCTGCCAAAATCCATCCACTCCATCAGTAAACAGTCCACACTCAACATCGACTCGCCGCTTTATCTGGGAG GGATGCCTGAACGGACCTCAGCCTCGGGCGGCCTGTCAGCTCTGCAGCACAGCTCCAGTGGACGCAATGGCACCAGCTTCCACGGCTGCCTGCGTAATCTATACATCAACGGGAAGCTCCAGGACCTCGGAGCGGGATCTGGACCTGCAGGCTCGGAGAAGGCGCAGAGCACTGGCAGAAGCTGGCTGGGTCAGGGGGTGGAGCCGGGCTGCCAGCCGTGTCAAAGAGGAGCATGTGAGCAAGGAGACTGCCACCCCACTGGCCATCGGGGATTCACATGCACCTGCCACCCGGGTTGGACTGGAACGTTGTGTGATGAACAAGTCAACAATCCATGCGATGGCAACAA GTGTGTCCACGGGACCTGCTTCGCCATCAACTCCTACTCTTACTCCTGCCGCTGCCAGCCAGGCTTTGCCGGCGTCCTCTGTGACGCGCAGAATCAGGAGTCCTCCGCCGCCTGCAGCCTACTCTACTGCAAACACGGCAAATGTCGAGTGTCAGGGTTGGGCAAGGCGTACTGCGAATGTAACAGCGGCTACACAGGAGAGGCATGTGACAAAG AGGTGGCCTGTCGAGGTGAACGGGTCCGAGATTACTACCAGAGCCAGCAAGGCTACGCGGCGTGCCAAACCCAGGAGAAGGTCTCCCGTCTAGAGTGTCGGGGCAGCTGCACTGGGGGTGCAGACGGACTGGCGACCTGCTGCACCCCCCTACGCAGCAAACGCAGGAAATACACCTTCCAGTGCACCGACGGTTCCTCCTTTGTCCAGGAAGTGGAGAAAGTCGTCAAGTGTGGCTGTACAAAGTGTTCCTCGTAA
- the LOC128753932 gene encoding slit homolog 2 protein-like isoform X5, producing MVGAPSPAGPGRSPASTTLLLVLVVILVLSGGAASQPCPAQCSCIGTTVDCHGQGLRSVPRNIPRNAERLDLNANNLTKITKADFAGLKNLRVLQLMENKITTIERGAFQDLKELERLRLNRNNLAVFPELLFLGTTKLYRLDLSENQIQGVPRKAFRGAVEIKNLQLDYNHISCIEDGAFRALRDLEVLTLNNNNITRLSVASFNHMPKLRTFRLHSNNLQCDCHVAWLSEWLRQRPRLGLYTQCMSPPHLRGHNVAEVQKKEFVCSDWDEGHQSSSYSSCSVLQCPESCTCSNNIVDCRGKGLTEIPTNLPETITEIRLEQNAIKVIPAGAFSPYKKLRRIDLSNNQISELASDAFQGLRSLNSLVLYGNKITEISKGLLEGLFSLQLLLLNANKIACLRVDAFQDLHNLNLLSLYDNKLQTIAKGTFSSLRAIQTLHLAQNPFICDCHLKWLADYLQDNPIETSGARCTSPRRLANKRIGQIKSKKFRCSAREQYFIPGVHHVGCTEDYRSKLGGDCFADLACPEKCRCEGTTVDCSNQKLTKIPDHIPQYTAELRLNNNEFTVLEATGIFKKLPQLRKINLSNNRITDIEEGTFEGASGVNELILTSNRLENIHHRMLKGLSGLRTLMLRSNRISCVSNSSFVGLSSVRLLSLYDNQITSMNPGAFDTLHSLSTLNLLANPFNCNCHLTWLGDWLRRKRIVTGNPRCQSPYFLKEIPIQDVAVQDFACEEGEMEECGMQIEEKLTMSSPGNDENSCSPVLRCPAECSCLDTVVRCSNKGLTTLPKGLPKETTELYLDGNHFTQVPVELSNYKHLTLIDLSNNQISTLSNHSLSNMSELLTLILSYNRLRCIPVRAFDGLKSLRLLSLHGNDISLIPEGAFKDLASLSHLALGANPLYCDCHMQWLSDWVKSGYKEPGIARCAGPGDMTDKLLLTTPSKKFTCTGPVELSVQAKCEPCLSNPCQNDGTCSNDPVNYYRCNCPFGFKGQNCEEPIHACISNPCLNGGTCHLKEGDGGNFWCVCPEGFEGDTCEVNIDDCEDNDCENNSTCVDGINNYTCMCSPEYTAATNEVERGELCEEKLDFCAPELNPCQHDSKCILINKGYKCECTPGYVGEHCELDFDDCKDNKCQNGGHCIDAVDGYTCVCPQGYSGLFCEFSPPMVLPRTSPCDNHDCLNGAQCVVMGADPRCQCLHGYEGERCETLVSVNFVDRESYLQLPSNLISPQTNISLQIATDEDSGVLLYKGDNDHIAMELFRGRLRVSYDTGAYPPSAIYSVETVNDGTFHAVELVASDDTLSLSIDGGLPKSIHSISKQSTLNIDSPLYLGGMPERTSASGGLSALQHSSSGRNGTSFHGCLRNLYINGKLQDLGAGSGPAGSEKAQSTGRSWLGQGVEPGCQPCQRGACEQGDCHPTGHRGFTCTCHPGWTGTLCDEQVNNPCDGNKCVHGTCFAINSYSYSCRCQPGFAGVLCDAQNQESSAACSLLYCKHGKCRVSGLGKAYCECNSGYTGEACDKEVACRGERVRDYYQSQQGYAACQTQEKVSRLECRGSCTGGADGLATCCTPLRSKRRKYTFQCTDGSSFVQEVEKVVKCGCTKCSS from the exons TGATCTCAGCGAGAATCAGATCCAGGGGGTTCCACGGAAAGCCTTCAGGGGAGCGGTGGAGATTAAGAACCT GCAGTTGGACTACAACCACATCAGCTGTATCGAGGATGGAGCCTTCCGAGCGCTGCGTGACCTGGAAGTTCT CacactcaacaacaacaacatcacccGACTGTCAGTGGCCAGTTTCAACCACATGCCAAAGCTCAGAACCTT TCGCTTGCACTCCAACAACTTACAGTGCGATTGCCATGTGGCCTGGTTATCAGAGTGGCTGCGTCAGCGCCCCCGTCTGGGACTCTACACACAGTGcatgtctccaccacatctgagGGGCCACAACGTAGCGGAAGTGCAGAAGAAGGAGTTTGTCTGCAGTG ACTGGGACGAAG GTCACCAGTCGTCATCATATTCCTCCTGCAGTGTGTTACAGTGCCCTGAGTCCTGCACTTGCAGTAATAACATTGTGGACTGCAGAGGAAAAGGCCTGACAGAAATACCAACCAATCTGCCGGAAACTATTACAGAGAT ACGACTGGAGCAGAACGCCATCAAGGTCATCCCAGCTGGGGCCTTTTCTCCTTATAAGAAGCTCCGCAGAAT AGACTTGAGCAACAACCAGATATCGGAGTTGGCCTCAGACGCCTTCCAGGGTCTGCGCTCCCTCAACTCACT TGTCCTTTATGGAAATAAAATCACAGAGATTTCAAAGGGACTTTTGGAGgggctcttctctctgcagcTACT GTTACTGAATGCTAATAAGATAGCGTGTCTGCGTGTGGATGCTTTTCAAGACCTCCACAACCTCAATCTGCTCTCACTGTACGACAACAAGCTGCAGACCATCGCCAAGGGAACGTTCTCTTCGCTCAGAGCCATCCAAACACT TCATTTAGCTCAGAACCCCTTCATCTGTGACTGCCATCTGAAGTGGTTGGCTGACTACCTGCAAGACAATCCCATTGAGACCAGCGGCGCCCGCTGCACCAGCCCGCGCCGGCTTGCCAATAAACGAATTGGACAAATCAAGAGCAAGAAGTTCCGCTgctcag CTAGAGAACAATATTTCATTCCAG gagTACACCATGTTGGCT GTACGGAGGATTACCGCAGTAAGCTGGGAGGGGACTGCTTCGCTGACCTGGCTTGCCCTGAGAAGTGTCGCTGCGAGGGCACCACAGTGGACTGCTCCAACCAGAAACTCACAAAAATACCAGATCACATCCCACAGTACACTGCTGAACT GCGTCTCAACAACAATGAATTCACTGTGCTGGAGGCGACAGGGATCTTCAAAAAGCTGCCACAGCTGAGGAAGAT caACTTGAGTAACAACCGCATCACTGACATAGAGGAAGGGACGTTTGAAGGAGCTTCGGGGGTCAACGAGTTGATTCTGACATCCAACAGATTGGAAAACATACACCACCGCATGCTGAAGGGCCTCAGCGGACTCCGTACTCT CATGCTGAGAAGCAACCGCATCAGCTGCGTGAGCAACAGCAGCTTTGTGGGTTTGAGCTCGGTGCGTCTCCTGTCGCTTTACGATAACCAGATCACCTCCATGAACCCAGGAGCCTTCGACACGCTGCACTCTCTCTCCACACT AAACCTTCTGGCCAATCCCTTCAACTGCAACTGTCACCTGACCTGGCTCGGTGACTGGCTGAGGAGGAAGCGCATTGTCACCGGCAACCCTCGCTGCCAAAGCCCTTACTTTCTGAAGGAGATCCCCATACAGGATGTGGCAGTCCAGGACTTCGCCTGTGAAGAAGGTGAGATGGAAGAGTGTGGGATGCAGATCGAGGAGAAGCTGACTATGTCCTCACCAGGTAACGATGAGAACAGCTGCTCTCCGGTGTTGAGGTGTCCGGCGGAGTGCTCCTGTCTGGACACTGTGGTGCGCTGCAGCAACAAGGGCCTTACCACGCTGCCCAAAGGTCTGCCCAAGGAGACCACTGAACT GTATCTGGACGGTAACCACTTCACCCAGGTTCCAGTGGAGCTCTCCAATTACAAACACCTGACGCTCAT TGATTTGAGTAACAACCAGATCAGCACGTTGTCCAACCACAGCCTCAGTAACATGTCCGAGCTGCTTACCCT AATCCTGAGTTACAACCGCCTGCGGTGCATACCAGTGCGGGCGTTTGATGGACTCAAGTCTCTTCGCTTATT GTCTCTCCATGGTAACGACATATCGCTGATACCAGAAGGAGCCTTCAAAGACCTGGCATCTCTTTCCCACCT GGCTCTGGGCGCCAACCCTCTGTACTGCGACTGCCACATGCAGTGGCTGTCAGACTGGGTGAAGAGTGGCTACAAGGAACCAGGCATCGCCCGCTGCGCTGGGCCTGGAGATATGACAGATAAACTGCTGCTCACCACACCGTCCAAGAAGTTCACCTGCACAG GTCCAGTGGAGTTAAGTGTCCAGGCTAAATGTGAGCCCTGTCTGTCCAATCCATGCCAAAATGATGGCACTTGCTCCAATGACCCGGTCAACTACTACCGCTGCAACTGCCCCTTTGGCTTTAAG GGTCAAAACTGCGAAGAGCCAATTCACGCCTGCATCAGCAATCCTTGCCTGAATGGAGGGACCTGCCATCTGAAGGAAGGAGATGGGGGCAACTTCTG gtgtgtgtgtccagaagGCTTTGAGGGCGACACGTGTGAGGTCAACATTGATGACTGCGAGGACAACGACTGTGAGAATAACTCCACCTGCGTGGACGGGATCAACAACTACACGTGCATGTGCTCACCTGAGTACACAG CTGCTACCAATGAGGTGGAGAGAG GTGAGCTTTGCGAAGAAAAGCTGGACTTCTGCGCACCAGAGTTGAACCCGTGCCAACATGACTCCAAGTGCATTCTCATCAATAAAGGATACAA GTGTGAGTGCACTCCAGGTTATGTAGGTGAGCACTGTGAGTTGGACTTCGACGACTGTAAAGATAACAAATGTCAAAATGGAGGCCATTGCATTGACGCGGTCGACGGGTACACGTGCGTCTGTCCGCAGGGGTACAG TGGGTTGTTCTGCGAGTTTTCCCCCCCGATGGTCCTTCCTCGCACCAGTCCATGCGACAACCACGACTGCCTCAACGGGGCGCAGTGCGTAGTCATGGGAGCGGACCCCCGCTGTCAGTGTCTTCATGGCTATGAGGGAGAACGCTGCGAGACGCTGGTCAGTGTCAACTTTGTCGACCGAGAGTCGTACCTGCAACTCCCGTCCAACCTGATCTCACCGCAGACCAACATCAGCCTGCAG ATTGCTACAGATGAGGACAGTGGGGTGTTGCTGTACAAAGGGGATAATGATCACATTGCCATGGAGCTGTTCAGAGGACGGCTGCGGGTCAGCTACGATACCGGCGCCTACCCTCCGTCAGCCATTTACAG CGTGGAGACGGTGAATGATGGGACTTTCCACGCCGTCGAGCTGGTGGCGTCCGATGACACTCTGTCTCTGTCCATCGACGGGGGGCTGCCAAAATCCATCCACTCCATCAGTAAACAGTCCACACTCAACATCGACTCGCCGCTTTATCTGGGAG GGATGCCTGAACGGACCTCAGCCTCGGGCGGCCTGTCAGCTCTGCAGCACAGCTCCAGTGGACGCAATGGCACCAGCTTCCACGGCTGCCTGCGTAATCTATACATCAACGGGAAGCTCCAGGACCTCGGAGCGGGATCTGGACCTGCAGGCTCGGAGAAGGCGCAGAGCACTGGCAGAAGCTGGCTGGGTCAGGGGGTGGAGCCGGGCTGCCAGCCGTGTCAAAGAGGAGCATGTGAGCAAGGAGACTGCCACCCCACTGGCCATCGGGGATTCACATGCACCTGCCACCCGGGTTGGACTGGAACGTTGTGTGATGAACAAGTCAACAATCCATGCGATGGCAACAA GTGTGTCCACGGGACCTGCTTCGCCATCAACTCCTACTCTTACTCCTGCCGCTGCCAGCCAGGCTTTGCCGGCGTCCTCTGTGACGCGCAGAATCAGGAGTCCTCCGCCGCCTGCAGCCTACTCTACTGCAAACACGGCAAATGTCGAGTGTCAGGGTTGGGCAAGGCGTACTGCGAATGTAACAGCGGCTACACAGGAGAGGCATGTGACAAAG AGGTGGCCTGTCGAGGTGAACGGGTCCGAGATTACTACCAGAGCCAGCAAGGCTACGCGGCGTGCCAAACCCAGGAGAAGGTCTCCCGTCTAGAGTGTCGGGGCAGCTGCACTGGGGGTGCAGACGGACTGGCGACCTGCTGCACCCCCCTACGCAGCAAACGCAGGAAATACACCTTCCAGTGCACCGACGGTTCCTCCTTTGTCCAGGAAGTGGAGAAAGTCGTCAAGTGTGGCTGTACAAAGTGTTCCTCGTAA